The nucleotide sequence acagaggaaaggaaaaagctaTCTGAAAACAGGGAGGAAGGCTACTACTCTGAAAAACACTGTCTGTGGTTTTAGAAAGTTTCAGAGCAACACACTCGGAAGCCAAGCACAGATGAAAGGTACGGGCACATTTTCAACCACAGCTGATAAAGAACTAACCCAACCCTCTTCTGAACAGTACACAAAAAGACACCCTAATCACTCTTATTACTTACTTAAATAAATGTCTTTCTTGTCACAGGTGCTCACAATTGCCGGACCCTATTGCAGTATCAGTAGCATATCTACTACAGCTGGCATAGCAGATACAAAACACAGCACACTCCCCACCCCCTGTATTTCACACTCTGCAAAAAAACAATACACAAAGCCTTTAATAGTTTCTGTCCTTCTTAACCTTTTCTGTATTTTACTCCCTGACCTAAAGGATTAAGACTCGGTCTCTGTGAGAAAACATACAAACTATCCTCTGCTACAAACCTTTCTCTCCTTCAAACCAGCACAGAAATTCCTCAGCTCTGCTACAGTGCTCCCAAAAGCTACCAGAGGTGGTAAGTGGCCTGTTTATCCTCCCTGGCATATATATGTGTCTCCATGGGGCTCCTTGTTGCTACCCATGAGAAGGAACAAACTCGGAAAGGGGGCCCGCCTTTCCCTTCTCCAAGGTGAAGAAAGTGAACACCAGATCACCCAGGATTTAAAACAAGTCAAAAGTTGTCATGACCCAGAGCAACTACAaattctccagctgctgctctgaAGCAGCACAAAATGGAAGCTGGTTACCACAAAGCATGCTCCAAGCGCCTAGACACCCACTTCCACTACAGAAAGACCCATCACCATAACAGAGCAGAAAAGTAGACTCCAGAGATGAATGCCTCTCAGGAACTGAGGTGTGGACGGGGGCAAAGAGTTGTGAATGTAGGACGGGCACAGATGCTTTCACTCTCAACAAAGCAGTTTAACAGAACAGGCAGCAAAGGACAGTAGCCGCCCCAGAGGTTCAGGAGAAGTGATGAAGCCCCTCAGAGCCCACAGGTGCCAAAGGGAGGCACCCTGTTTCTTACCACTCAGATCCTGCAAAACCATAGTATCATCTTCCTCTGCTGCAGCTATCCAACAGGTCACTTCATCAATAGCCTTCTTCAGCACATCCCTGTCTAGGTCACTACAGCAGTAttggggagaaagagggagagtgTGAAAAAGAGCTCTTTACAGAGGGAGCCTTGTGCCTTGCCGCAGGAATACAAAAGCATCACTTCCCAACATCCACACAGCTCTCCAGATTGTGTCCTGCGATCTCAGTCTTCCTTCAGACAGACCACAGAGTGCTGGAACAGCTAGCAGCGAGGCATTCAGACCAATAGGCTTTAATATTTCTACAAAATGTGATCTAAGTGCAGGTGAGCTGTCAACACAGTCAGTACTGAGGATCTACTTCTCTGAATAGTGCTCACCTGCTGACTTTCCAGCTACCTGCTAAGAGATGCCGGCTAAAGATCTTCTCCTGTTCCTCATTCACATATGGGATTCCATCTTTGAGGAACTAagcggggggaaaaaaatacgCCAGGTTGGTTACTCTCTCCTGGACTTTCTTGCAGCAAGTTAGAGAATAACAGATTATGTAGGTCCAAAACTGGCATATACTTAAAAGACGCTGGTGTTCCTCATTCTCAGGATATCCTCTTTGGAAATACAAACTGCAAGTAATCCAAGATGCATTCTTACATAAAGGAAGATGTGTTTATGtatggaggaaagaaaaggatttttacCACCTCTAAGATCTTTTTTTGCTCTGCTTTTATGTTTCCTTTAATGAGATACTTAAAATGTCAAGATATCGTGATGCTTCCTGTCCAAAACTGCTGAACAGTGCTCTTATGTGATGACATAGTCTGAATGTTATGGGAAATGCGGTGATATGTAAGATGCAGGTAAACTGAGACTTCCCCACCTTCACAGCTAGTAAAGACTCCCACTGGGGTCTTTTTAGTACCTCCTCATCTCACCAGAGAGAGGTTTTCTTTTTCAGAGGTGAGGAAATCTGTCTTAGGTTGACAAAGATGTGGTTATTGACCCTATGGCAGTTCAGAAAATCCACCACTTACTCTCTTGATAATGAACCACATGAAGCATTCATACTTCAGCAAGATGGTACTTACCCCAGAAATGGAGCATTTAGGGATATTAATCCTAATTTCTCCTGTAATTGCACAGACTTCCTTTGTTCTAGATTTCTGGCAGAGAGATTACATACCTTATTATAGTCAAAGCCATAATGAGACAGGAACTGAATGCTAGATGCAGAGAGGGTGAATTCAACATCCATAATGCCCAATGTTGCGGGAAAGAGATAAAAGTTGTATGAATGCACCACATACctacaattaaaagaaaaataattctagaAGACAGTTACAGGAAATAACTCCTCCCAAGAGAATTCTGCGTAAAATCTCAACTGCACTGTCTTCATTATAACAGAaaactgtcttttttcttttacttactTGTTTGAATTTTCTTTTGAGAATATTGCCAGCCCTGCAAGAGAGAGAAACTTCCGTTGACATGGCAATGTTTAGCTGGATCTCTATGTCAGGGATGTGGGGATCCCCTGATGGAGTAGGTTTGCCATTCACTGATGCCACAATGCAAATCCTACGAGGAACCGCCACTGCCAGGCTGCTCCCTAGCTCTCTGAGAGCTGAAGAGGGACAAGCTTTTAGTGCTAAGTGGGAAAAGGACTTAAGTTTGATTAAACAGGAAACAGACTAAGCCATGGGTGAGAAGAGGTGAGTAGGTGACAAAAATCTCCAGCTATGTGTACACAGATCTATAGGTCCAGCTACAAGCACATTAAGATTTTACATAGTCTATGGCTTTGAACaatattttaaacagttttggAGCTGTTTCTTGACCTCTAACTGGTTATTAACTGTAGCCCTTCACTACCACAGACCcttccctgtgttttttttttttaattttaggaatATCAGAAATACTAGCCTTCATTTTCCTCTGATAGTCCCCTTAATCATACACTGTATTAAATGGCACACCCTTGAATAGGAGATGCTGTCACCTACTTCTTGCTTGCATCCTCTGTTTTAAAAGCCTTGTATTTGTACCTGCAATCTTTAAACATCAACAACTTTAGACAGGTAAAAAGTATCTAGTCAACCTGTCTTCACATTATTTAAAGTAGTTGAAAGTATtaaacagcagaaaggaaaaaaacaaacacgcaaACTAGCACAGCAAACAAATGTGTCTGTAACGAGTGAGTTAAGAGCAGAGCTACCTGCAGGGCTCACCGGCTGGCAAAAAGCCAGTTACCACTAAGACCTCAGGAGATTATTTTCTGTGTGAGAACAGCACTTACCGAGCTGAGTAACTGTGAAGCGCTGAACGCTCTGCCTGGCCTTCAGGTACCGCTCCACAGGGGAATCAAACAGGCTATGAACAAAACCAGAATTGGGGGGTGTAGAAATACGGTTTGCAGCACACAGGTTGTTCTCACAGAGCTAGAGCAGCAAGTCTCCCTCACATTTCAAGTCCAACAGCTTTACCTGGGCTCGTTATTTTCTGGGCAACTTGAATGCAAGCCAGTAAACTCCATATCAAAGGCTGTTGGGATggaaagaacacaaaaaaaatctgaaatatgaaGCATGCATTTCCCCAGTATCGGAAGGAGGGTCTTTGAAGCACCTCTCTTCACCCTAACCTGTTTCAGACCCAGTGGTATGAGTTCAAGAGAAAAGACAACTGCCTGCTGTGGAAGCGAGGCCTCCTGCTCCTTCTCCCCTGGGGCAGGGCAGGAACGCCAACCTTCATGTACACACACCCTCTGGGGTGGCTGCCTCACTCTGTGCAGTGTTCTCCCGCTAACTACTCCGTGAGCCCCACCGAACCGAGGCCAGCACCTCGGAGCGGACTCCCATCCCGACCTCTGCTGCCCGCTCCAGAACGCGGCGCCTCAGCCTTCGCTGCTCTGGCACACGCCAGCGCCATTGCCGGCTAGCACACACCCCAGTGCCCGCGGCGCCAGGGCCTGGCCCCACGCCGGGCCTGCCGCCCCTCAGAGCAGGCAGGGGCCAAGACGGCAGCCGGGGCTCAGAGCGCCGGTAGCGGCCGACGGGCCGCCCCCCGCGGCTCACCCAGGAAGGCGGCGCGGCGAATGCGGGCCCGCAGAAGCGGCAGGTGCCGCTCGAATCCCGCAGCCCCCACCTCCATCGCCGGCCTCCGCGCTGCCCCTGGCCATGCGGCGGGGGCGGCTCTTCCccgcctttaaaaaaaaaaggcagaagccgGCGGAAGCGGCGGCTGGGAAGCTGCCAGCACCCGTGTGCGCGCAGGCGGCGGGCAGGCGCAGGGAAACGGGCTGCTCATCCCTCCACCTGCGAGGgataagaaaacaaagcaaacaaagaaagaagcaaGGATGAATTAGGGGAATTTAATATTTTTACCAAGTTTACCACATAACTTTATTACAGTTCTGAACATTCACATAATGACTGCATTTTGCTGGATCAAGCATTTCAAGGTGTTCATTTAGAACAAACACAaaatcaaatacaaaaaaaagagaaaatatactttaaaattatTGAATTCTGAAGTTAATTCTGTTAGTCTGTCAGGTTGAACTGTAACAGTTTATTCTAGccttaaggcaaaaaaaaaaaaatcaagaatgtGACACACTTCCACACCTTTAAGAACTTTTTATTATAAGATGCCACATTTCAAGTTTTTCCAGCGCTGGACTTTCACTCTGCCTCTACACACACCTGAAGAAGCGTTCATTGTTCTCTGGAAAGTTTTCCCAACAGTCTCCATCTACTTATAGATTCTTCGTGGTTCACGCAGAATGACACCACCCTCCTGCACAGCTTTTTCAAATGCCTGAATCTTGTATAAAAGACAGGGAGACACAAGTAAGTACAAAGAAAAGCCACAGCACCGAAGCACATGTTTATGTGGAGGGGCAGAGGTTAACAGCCTCACTAAAGCATAATGCCAGCAACTGAAGCTTGTCAGTGTCACCCTTCTGAGCACTGCAAGAACGGACTGTCAAGCCATGTAAGAAAACTAACAGCGgagaaaaataatgtttacaaaggaaaaaaaaaagatcaaatgaGTGTCAGGAGATGGGTACTTGCCGAGTCACAACGATACTCCCAGGGGATAACAGCTTTAAAGTTCACAAAATTGATTCCTGCTTCCAAGCAGCGCTGTGCCATTACACGGCCGAGGTTTTCGCACGCCGCTACTCCCTTGGGGCTGTACAGGTGTCTCTTTATGGCCCACTCTCGGGTAGAGGCAGATACCACAATGTCCCCATTACAGTGCTCAACGAAGGCTTCTACATAATGCTGCGTCCGCTCAAGCCGTAATCTGAGCGAAGGAAAGAAATAACACGGGATGTGATGTCTTTTCCAGATCTAAAGAGAGAACACATTCAAATAGGGCTCATTTTGTCAGTCCAATGTGCTGAAATTCCAACAGTAACTGCAATGTAGCTCTAGGTTTGCTACGCAGTCTCTTAAAGGCTTCTGCTTACACAGCGGGTAACAACTTGTCAGGATGAGCAAGTGGTCAAGCACGACATCCTAAGCCATAACACATAACCACAGAGTACTAAGAGCAACTACTTTCTATTGCACTGAGGCAATATCAGCTTTCCAGGTGTGAACAAACTGGACATGGTTCTCTCCTCCAGAACAAAATAATGATTTTGAATCCCCAGTTTAAAATGAACTTATTTTGCAGACGACAAGCAATTAGCATTTTCTAAGAACAAAAACTCAGACTATTATGGTGTCCCAAATAAAACAATGATGCATGGTCAGCACGCAACTAGAAGAATCCTAAGCTAAGCAGCAGTTGCttaagcaatattactgctacatCGCATGGCAAGATCTTCAATACATATGCCAACTACCATGCGATACTAGCTTGCTGTTCTCTGAACATGGACAATACCTGTTGATTAAGAACAACTAAGGGAGGCAATTGATTCAGCAGCCCAAAAGCACATTTTGTAGCATTTCCATCtgctgggtttttggtttttctttcagaGTTGTAATTTCTGCTGGTGACTTTCTGACTCACCTATGCCAGAATTCACGCTTTGGCCATGTTGTTTTCCAGCCACGCTCCTTCCTAGCCAGGGCCAACTGCTCCAGGTTCCGAGGATTCCTGTTAGTGAACTCTGGGGCAACAATCTCATTTTCGCTTGTGTCCACTTCAGTCTCAGCTTTGAGACTGGCTGTAGTTGATGCAAAATTACTACCTTGAGGtaaagcaagaaataaaaacCCCAGAGTTAAAAAATATACTGCAGACAGTAGAACAAATACAACACAGAATGATGCACCTTGTAAAAGTTAGCAGGACAAaactagcttttaaaaaaaacccaccagtatATAGATGGATTACCAGAGTTCAACCTGTTTCTACAATTTATGAGGTGAGCTGTAGGCTAAAAACGAAAATTATATTAACAGTGGCTCAAAACCCACTCATAAAATATAAATTGATGCATGACTAAAAGATCCATAGGACTAAGGCtttacaaaatactgaaaatgaaataCACAAAGAACCAATGACAGCACCACCAAATAACAAGGTAAAAATCCTCTCGCTAATTAACAAACAGGATGTGTAGACAGGCTTGCAAACTCAATCTGCCACGCAACTTTTTGGTCCAGAGAGACAGCAGGAACCCCTCACCAGAGTGTCAGGGCCTCCCCTTGCAGATCGCCCTCCCCGGCCGAAACGCACCAGCAGCGCCCCGTCCTGCAGCAGCCCGAACACCCGTTCCAAGCAGGAGACCGGCACAGACCGTGCCCGCGCACGGCGGAGTAGCCGCGCCAAGACACCCGGCTGCCGGGTCACCCAGCGACCGGCCCTCCGCCGGCAGCACGGAAAGGCCGGCAAGGCGAGCCGCGGAGGGGCTGCGCTTACCCGCTCCACGTGTCCGGAGCCGGCCGGCCGCCAGCAGGCGGCTGCTCAGCGCCATGGGGAGCCGGTGCCCACCGTGGCCTCGGGCTGCAGTCACCTCCGCTCAGCGGTACCCGGGCGCCGCCATTTCGGTGAGGCCGGTTTCCGGGGGAAGGGGCCGGCCTCGGAAGCG is from Patagioenas fasciata isolate bPatFas1 chromosome 3, bPatFas1.hap1, whole genome shotgun sequence and encodes:
- the MRPL18 gene encoding large ribosomal subunit protein uL18m, with protein sequence MALSSRLLAAGRLRTRGAGSNFASTTASLKAETEVDTSENEIVAPEFTNRNPRNLEQLALARKERGWKTTWPKREFWHRLRLERTQHYVEAFVEHCNGDIVVSASTREWAIKRHLYSPKGVAACENLGRVMAQRCLEAGINFVNFKAVIPWEYRCDSIQAFEKAVQEGGVILREPRRIYK